Proteins from one Akkermansiaceae bacterium genomic window:
- a CDS encoding AI-2E family transporter: protein MRHPTRFQQQTIWNALTGISILVLGALLVGLVWLLGEIFGFLQPVLIPLIVAGIIAYLLDPVVRWLEKRGITRLWSVVLVFLGILVAATLLVLAILPGIQRGSGALRDFIKPDVRSSAPASPQQEPVPVLPSTDVDDPEAPTTERQLGSALASSLHELRTKHRSGPIGWALTETTDEGEPITYLKGTPTPGDLEFFWRTRAGRVLFKYQGEIIQTGKNWITTGSTKILGFIGLVLGMIMVPVYLFFFLKDSASIRSHWHDYVPLKASRFKTELVSTLQEINRYLISFFRGQVLVAAIDGILVGIALQIYGLPYGFMIGVFMAILGVIPYIGNIICLIPACIIAYLHGQNADLPFDMSRWAYVGGVVVIFVVVQQINSLVTAPKIVGDSVGLHPLTVIFSMLFWSLVLGGFVGALLAVPLTAAVKVLFRRYIWERQLRDYPETSY, encoded by the coding sequence ATGCGCCACCCCACCCGCTTCCAACAACAGACCATCTGGAACGCCCTCACGGGGATCTCGATCCTCGTGCTGGGGGCGCTGCTCGTCGGACTGGTCTGGTTGTTGGGCGAGATTTTCGGCTTCCTCCAACCCGTGCTCATCCCGCTCATCGTCGCGGGCATCATCGCCTACCTGCTGGATCCGGTGGTCAGGTGGCTGGAGAAACGTGGCATCACCCGGCTCTGGTCCGTGGTGCTGGTTTTCCTCGGCATCCTCGTCGCGGCGACCTTGCTGGTGCTGGCGATTCTCCCGGGCATCCAGCGGGGCAGCGGCGCTCTCAGGGACTTCATCAAGCCGGATGTAAGATCCTCCGCACCTGCCTCACCTCAGCAGGAACCCGTGCCGGTGCTGCCCTCCACCGATGTGGATGATCCGGAGGCACCCACCACGGAACGCCAGTTGGGCTCCGCCCTCGCTTCATCCCTCCACGAACTGCGGACAAAGCACCGCTCCGGACCCATCGGATGGGCGTTGACCGAAACCACGGACGAAGGCGAGCCCATCACCTACCTGAAAGGCACACCTACCCCTGGGGATCTGGAGTTTTTCTGGCGGACCCGCGCCGGTCGCGTGCTGTTCAAGTACCAGGGGGAAATCATCCAGACCGGGAAAAACTGGATCACCACCGGGTCCACGAAGATCCTGGGATTCATCGGCCTGGTGCTGGGCATGATCATGGTGCCGGTGTATCTCTTCTTCTTCCTGAAGGACTCCGCCTCGATCCGCAGCCATTGGCACGACTACGTCCCGCTGAAAGCCTCCCGCTTCAAGACGGAGCTGGTTTCCACCCTCCAGGAGATCAACCGCTACCTCATCTCCTTCTTCCGCGGCCAGGTGCTGGTCGCCGCCATCGACGGCATCCTGGTAGGCATCGCACTCCAGATCTACGGGCTGCCGTATGGCTTCATGATCGGTGTGTTCATGGCCATCCTCGGGGTCATCCCCTACATCGGCAACATCATCTGCCTCATCCCCGCCTGCATCATCGCCTACCTCCACGGCCAGAACGCCGACCTGCCCTTTGACATGTCCCGCTGGGCCTACGTGGGCGGCGTGGTCGTCATCTTCGTGGTGGTCCAGCAGATCAACTCGCTGGTCACCGCCCCGAAGATCGTCGGAGACTCCGTCGGGCTTCATCCCCTGACGGTGATCTTCTCTATGCTGTTCTGGTCGCTCGTTCTCGGTGGCTTCGTCGGCGCGTTGCTCGCCGTGCCTCTCACCGCCGCGGTGAAGGTCCTGTTCAGGCGCTATATCTGGGAACGCCAGTTGAGGGACTACCCGGAAACCAGCTACTGA
- the purU gene encoding formyltetrahydrofolate deformylase — protein sequence MSRAGLILKLSCPDQPGIVAKVAGYVAGHRGNLIEFAQFSDKLGDKFFARLEIETTDLDVDVQDFIVGFGTLGRSLQAEWHFRRLPYRMRTAVLVTKTDHCLNEILWRTELGELPVEITSIIGNRDNCRGIAENAKIPFHLVEMDGGNREAGFQRIRRMIEEQDVELIVLARFMQILPDDFCKAFAGRIINIHHSFLPAFIGANPYRQAYERGVKLIGATCHYVTADLDAGPIIEQEVDRVQHFHGPSDLARLGRHCERIALAKGIRLHVHDRTIIDGHRAIVFPD from the coding sequence ATGTCCCGCGCCGGTCTCATCCTCAAGCTTTCCTGTCCCGATCAACCCGGCATCGTCGCCAAAGTCGCGGGATATGTCGCGGGGCACCGGGGGAACCTGATCGAGTTCGCCCAGTTTTCCGACAAGCTGGGCGACAAATTCTTCGCCCGGCTGGAGATCGAGACCACGGACCTGGATGTGGATGTCCAGGACTTCATCGTCGGCTTCGGCACGCTGGGACGCTCCCTGCAGGCGGAGTGGCATTTCCGCCGCCTGCCCTACAGGATGCGGACCGCCGTCCTCGTCACCAAGACCGACCACTGCCTGAACGAGATCCTCTGGCGCACCGAACTTGGTGAACTGCCGGTGGAAATCACCTCCATCATCGGCAACCGCGACAACTGCCGCGGCATCGCGGAGAACGCGAAGATCCCCTTCCACCTGGTGGAGATGGATGGTGGAAACCGGGAGGCCGGCTTCCAGCGGATCCGCCGCATGATCGAGGAGCAGGATGTGGAACTCATCGTCCTCGCGCGTTTCATGCAGATCCTGCCGGACGATTTCTGCAAGGCCTTCGCCGGCCGCATCATCAACATCCACCACAGCTTTCTGCCCGCCTTCATCGGTGCGAATCCCTACCGCCAGGCCTACGAGCGCGGCGTGAAACTCATCGGCGCCACCTGCCACTACGTCACCGCGGATCTGGATGCGGGTCCCATCATCGAGCAGGAGGTGGACCGTGTGCAGCACTTCCATGGTCCGTCCGATCTCGCCCGGCTCGGCCGCCACTGCGAGCGGATCGCGCTGGCGAAAGGCATCCGCCTCCACGTCCATGACCGCACGATCATCGACGGCCACCGGGCGATTGTTTTCCCGGATTGA